The following are encoded together in the Chanodichthys erythropterus isolate Z2021 chromosome 16, ASM2448905v1, whole genome shotgun sequence genome:
- the parp2 gene encoding poly [ADP-ribose] polymerase 2 isoform X2, producing MRRTRSSRSKSVSDSAADTKTVWQWKGDDDEWEPYPPAVCVQLDSAKQAGEKSVSLALGPGYEVDLVKMTQTNTVTKYKRKIRLQKVKSEAPDALNGDNGAAGDAPIKEEKEEEEEQPVSKRRREGRSQKVNKAKPVVKEESEEVVKTVVMKGKAPVDPECKAKIGKAHVYSEGADVYDVMLNQTNLQFNNNKYYLIQLLEDDSAKAYSVWMRWGRVGKVGQNSLVTCGVNLAQAKDTFKKKFFDKTKNEWEHRANFEKVAGKYDMVFVDYSIEDKEKHKDVVDSSIQQKPCQLNSKVQSLLELICDLKAMEEYVLEMKFDTKKAPLGKLTTEQIRAGYSSLKRIEECLKRKNSNKELLEACNQFYTRIPHDFGLRTPPIIRTKDELKEKIALLEALSDIQIAVKMVQSNVQSDEHPVDRHYRSLQCRLEPLDSHSNEFKVIEKYLQSTHAPTHTDYTMTILDIFAVEKEGEKDNFNSELENRMLLWHGSRLTNWVGILSQGLRVAPPEAPVTGYMFGKGIYFADMSSKSANYCFANQKNNQGLLLLSEVALGESNELLDANYSADQLPTGKHSTKGLGQTAPNPDNYVTLDGVTVPMGPSVKTGVGQKGGYTLLYNEYIVYNPAQVQMRYLLRVQFNFSSLW from the exons ATGCGGCGAACAAGGAGCTCCCGGAGCAAGTCTGTGTCTGATTCAGCTGCAGACACGAAGACAG TTTGGCAGTGGAAGGGAGACGACGATGAATGGGAACCGTATCCTCCAGCTGTCTGTGTCCAGCTGGATTCAGCAAAGCAGGCTGGAGAAAAGTCGGTGTCACTGGCTCTTGGACCTGGATATGAAGTGGATCTTGTGAAAATGACTCAGACTAACACTGTCACCAAGTACAAGCGAAAAATACGCCTTCAGAAAGTGAAGTCAG AAGCTCCGGATGCTCTGAATGGTGATAATGGAGCTGCAGGCGATGCTCCGATTAAAGAAGagaaagaggaggaagaggagcaaCCCGTTTCCAAGAGACGCAGAGAAGGGAGGAGTCAGAAAGTGAACAAAGCCAAGCCTGTTGTGAAAGAGGAAAGTGAAG AGGTTGTGAAGACGGTGGTTATGAAGGGAAAAGCCCCGGTTGATCCGGAATGCAAGGCTAAAATTGGAAAG GCTCACGTCTACAGCGAGGGCGCCGATGTATATGATGTTATGCTGAATCAG ACTAATCTTCAGttcaacaataataaatattaccTGATCCAGCTTCTTGAAGATGACAGTGCAAAAGCGTACAGTGTGTGGATGCGGTGGGGACGAG tgGGTAAAGTAGGGCAGAACAGCTTGGTTACCTGTGGGGTGAATCTAGCTCAGGCCAAAGACACCTTCAAAAAGAA ATTCTTTGACAAGACCAAGAATGAGTGGGAGCATCGAGCAAATTTTGAGAAAGTTGCAGGAAAATATGACATGGTATTCGTAGACTACAGCATAGAAGACAAG GAGAAGCACAAGGATGTGGTAGACTCTTCTATTCAGCAAAAGCCCTGCCAACTCAACAGCAAAGTCCAGTCTCTGCTAGAGCTCATATGTGACCTCAAAGCCATGGAGGAATATGTGCTAGAGATGAAGTTTGATACCAAAAAAGCCCCACttg GAAAACTAACTACAGAGCAAATAAGAGCCGGCTATTCCTCCTTGAAGAGGATTGAAGAGTGTTTAAAGAGGAAGAACAGTAATAAAGAACTCTTGGAAGCATGCAACCAGTTTTACACTCGTATCCCCCATGACTTTGG GTTGCGGACACCCCCCATAATACGCACAAAGGATGAGCTAAAGGAGAAAATCGCTTTGCTCGAG GCTCTAAGTGACATTCAGATAGCAGTGAAAATGGTTCAGTCTAATGTTCAGAGTGATGAGCATCCTGTGGACAGACATTATCGCTCTCTACAGTGTCGACTGGAGCCACTGGATTCTCACAGCAATGAATTTAAG GTTATAGAGAAGTATCTTCAGTCCACTCATGCACCCACCCATACTGACTACACAATGACTATTCTGGACATCTTTGCTGTGGAGAAAGAGGGCGAGAAGGATAACTTCAACTCTGAGCTGGAAAACAG GATGCTCCTGTGGCATGGCTCTCGTCTGACGAACTGGGTGGGCATCCTGAGTCAGGGGCTGCGAGTGGCCCCTCCAGAGGCTCCCGTGACCGGATACATG TTTGGCAAGGGAATCTATTTTGCTGACATGTCATCTAAAAGTGCCAATTACTGCTTTGCCAATCAGAAGAACAACCAGGGACTCTTGTTGCTGAGCGAG GTTGCCCTTGGGGAGAGTAATGAACTTTTGGATGCAAATTACAGTGCTGACCAACTGCCTACTGGGAAACACAGCACAAAAGGCCTGGGGCAGACTGCGCCCAACCCAGATAACTATGTTACATT GGATGGTGTGACCGTACCCATGGGGCCCTCGGTGAAGACCGGGGTGGGGCAGAAAGGAGGTTACACCCTCCTTTATAACGAGTACATTGTTTATAACCCTGCTCAGGTACAGATGAGGTACCTCCTCCGAGTTCAGTTTAACTTCTCTTCGCTGTGGTGA
- the parp2 gene encoding poly [ADP-ribose] polymerase 2 isoform X1, whose amino-acid sequence MRRTRSSRSKSVSDSAADTKTVWQWKGDDDEWEPYPPAVCVQLDSAKQAGEKSVSLALGPGYEVDLVKMTQTNTVTKYKRKIRLQKVKSEAPDALNGDNGAAGDAPIKEEKEEEEEQPVSKRRREGRSQKVNKAKPVVKEESEVEVVKTVVMKGKAPVDPECKAKIGKAHVYSEGADVYDVMLNQTNLQFNNNKYYLIQLLEDDSAKAYSVWMRWGRVGKVGQNSLVTCGVNLAQAKDTFKKKFFDKTKNEWEHRANFEKVAGKYDMVFVDYSIEDKEKHKDVVDSSIQQKPCQLNSKVQSLLELICDLKAMEEYVLEMKFDTKKAPLGKLTTEQIRAGYSSLKRIEECLKRKNSNKELLEACNQFYTRIPHDFGLRTPPIIRTKDELKEKIALLEALSDIQIAVKMVQSNVQSDEHPVDRHYRSLQCRLEPLDSHSNEFKVIEKYLQSTHAPTHTDYTMTILDIFAVEKEGEKDNFNSELENRMLLWHGSRLTNWVGILSQGLRVAPPEAPVTGYMFGKGIYFADMSSKSANYCFANQKNNQGLLLLSEVALGESNELLDANYSADQLPTGKHSTKGLGQTAPNPDNYVTLDGVTVPMGPSVKTGVGQKGGYTLLYNEYIVYNPAQVQMRYLLRVQFNFSSLW is encoded by the exons ATGCGGCGAACAAGGAGCTCCCGGAGCAAGTCTGTGTCTGATTCAGCTGCAGACACGAAGACAG TTTGGCAGTGGAAGGGAGACGACGATGAATGGGAACCGTATCCTCCAGCTGTCTGTGTCCAGCTGGATTCAGCAAAGCAGGCTGGAGAAAAGTCGGTGTCACTGGCTCTTGGACCTGGATATGAAGTGGATCTTGTGAAAATGACTCAGACTAACACTGTCACCAAGTACAAGCGAAAAATACGCCTTCAGAAAGTGAAGTCAG AAGCTCCGGATGCTCTGAATGGTGATAATGGAGCTGCAGGCGATGCTCCGATTAAAGAAGagaaagaggaggaagaggagcaaCCCGTTTCCAAGAGACGCAGAGAAGGGAGGAGTCAGAAAGTGAACAAAGCCAAGCCTGTTGTGAAAGAGGAAAGTGAAG TAGAGGTTGTGAAGACGGTGGTTATGAAGGGAAAAGCCCCGGTTGATCCGGAATGCAAGGCTAAAATTGGAAAG GCTCACGTCTACAGCGAGGGCGCCGATGTATATGATGTTATGCTGAATCAG ACTAATCTTCAGttcaacaataataaatattaccTGATCCAGCTTCTTGAAGATGACAGTGCAAAAGCGTACAGTGTGTGGATGCGGTGGGGACGAG tgGGTAAAGTAGGGCAGAACAGCTTGGTTACCTGTGGGGTGAATCTAGCTCAGGCCAAAGACACCTTCAAAAAGAA ATTCTTTGACAAGACCAAGAATGAGTGGGAGCATCGAGCAAATTTTGAGAAAGTTGCAGGAAAATATGACATGGTATTCGTAGACTACAGCATAGAAGACAAG GAGAAGCACAAGGATGTGGTAGACTCTTCTATTCAGCAAAAGCCCTGCCAACTCAACAGCAAAGTCCAGTCTCTGCTAGAGCTCATATGTGACCTCAAAGCCATGGAGGAATATGTGCTAGAGATGAAGTTTGATACCAAAAAAGCCCCACttg GAAAACTAACTACAGAGCAAATAAGAGCCGGCTATTCCTCCTTGAAGAGGATTGAAGAGTGTTTAAAGAGGAAGAACAGTAATAAAGAACTCTTGGAAGCATGCAACCAGTTTTACACTCGTATCCCCCATGACTTTGG GTTGCGGACACCCCCCATAATACGCACAAAGGATGAGCTAAAGGAGAAAATCGCTTTGCTCGAG GCTCTAAGTGACATTCAGATAGCAGTGAAAATGGTTCAGTCTAATGTTCAGAGTGATGAGCATCCTGTGGACAGACATTATCGCTCTCTACAGTGTCGACTGGAGCCACTGGATTCTCACAGCAATGAATTTAAG GTTATAGAGAAGTATCTTCAGTCCACTCATGCACCCACCCATACTGACTACACAATGACTATTCTGGACATCTTTGCTGTGGAGAAAGAGGGCGAGAAGGATAACTTCAACTCTGAGCTGGAAAACAG GATGCTCCTGTGGCATGGCTCTCGTCTGACGAACTGGGTGGGCATCCTGAGTCAGGGGCTGCGAGTGGCCCCTCCAGAGGCTCCCGTGACCGGATACATG TTTGGCAAGGGAATCTATTTTGCTGACATGTCATCTAAAAGTGCCAATTACTGCTTTGCCAATCAGAAGAACAACCAGGGACTCTTGTTGCTGAGCGAG GTTGCCCTTGGGGAGAGTAATGAACTTTTGGATGCAAATTACAGTGCTGACCAACTGCCTACTGGGAAACACAGCACAAAAGGCCTGGGGCAGACTGCGCCCAACCCAGATAACTATGTTACATT GGATGGTGTGACCGTACCCATGGGGCCCTCGGTGAAGACCGGGGTGGGGCAGAAAGGAGGTTACACCCTCCTTTATAACGAGTACATTGTTTATAACCCTGCTCAGGTACAGATGAGGTACCTCCTCCGAGTTCAGTTTAACTTCTCTTCGCTGTGGTGA